From the Lolium rigidum isolate FL_2022 chromosome 2, APGP_CSIRO_Lrig_0.1, whole genome shotgun sequence genome, one window contains:
- the LOC124687029 gene encoding N-(5'-phosphoribosyl)anthranilate isomerase 1, chloroplastic-like, with protein MAPSISVRQHQRISILHTNAYTRIPLVKTSCLGMKSAPGSNAVTSSLPSHEGAKVIQPVVKMCGITSAKDAEIALEAGAKLIGMILWPNSKRSVALPEAKEISRVAQSYGAESVGVFVDDDEETILRVSDSCHLNLVQLHGDESRSLLHVLSRDKRIIYVLNADDDGKLINAPPHEECVLDWFLVDSAKGGSGKGFNWGKFQMPSVRSKNGWLLAGGLHADNVCEAVSVLKPDGLDVSSGICAADGIRKDPERISSFMSNVKSLSRS; from the exons ATGGCGCCATCGATCTCAGTAAGACAGCATCAACGAATTTCTATATTGCATACCAATG CATATACAAGAATTCCTCTAGTTAAAACGTCTTGCTTGGGGATGAAGAGTGCTCCCGGATCAAACGCCGTTACATCTTCACTACCAAGTCATGAAGGTGCTAAAGTTATCCAGCCTGTTGTCAAAATGTGTGGCATCACATCGGCCAAAGATGCTGAAATCGCTTTGGAGGCAGGAGCTAAACTAATTGGCATGATACTTTGGCCTAACTCTAAACGCTCCGTCGCATTACCAGAAGCAAAAGAAATTTCAAGAGTAGCACAATCTTATGGGGCTGAATCAGTTGGTGTTTTTGTGGATGATGACGAAGAGACAATTTTAAGAGTTTCTGATTCATGTCACCTTAATTTAGTCCAG CTCCATGGGGATGAATCCCGTTCATTGCTTCATGTGCTTTCAAGGGATAAACGAATCATTTATGTCCTAAATGCTGATGATGATGGAAAACTGATTAATGCTCCTCCTCATGAAGAATGTGTGCTTGACTGGTTCTTAGTGGACAGTGCGAAAGGCGGAAG CGGCAAGGGATTCAATTGGGGGAAATTTCAGATGCCATCTGTTAGAAGCAAGAATGGATGGCTATTGGCTGGAGGCCTTCATGCTGATAATGTTTGTGAGGCTGTGTCTGTTCTGAAGCCAGATGGACTCGATGTTAGCAGTGGCATTTGTGCCGCTGATGGAATTCGAAAAGACCCCGAGAGAATTTCTTCTTTCATGAGCAACGTAAAATCCCTGAGCAGATCATAA